The window ACAATCAAGCTCGCCGTCACGGCGTTCCCGTACGCCAGCCCGATCGGCTATGGCATCTCCATCCGTCTCGACGCGCTGCAAGTTCTTGACCTCGTGGAATACAACAAGCGCGACGCCAAGACGTATGGCTTCGGAGAAGAAGAAGGGTATAGTGTCGCCAGTGCCGATGAGCACGATGAGACAGCGCAGTTTGCGGATGAGGACAAATACGAAGGCACTACTGCACAGCCTGTATCGTATCGCGAGCGCGCATCGCAGGAAACGGGGGATTTTTAAGTGATCCTGTTCCCTAAAAAACGCGGGCGGCGTCCGCACGAAGGCGCGGGCACTTCGCGCTTTCAGACTGAGGTCGGCGCGCAACTTGAATCATATGGTTTTTTCGGCTGCGATAAACCACCCAAGATCGAATACGCCGAGAAACACACGTATACGCCAGATTTTATCCTTCCGAACGAGACTATCATCGAAGTAAAAGGGTACTTCCCGCCCGAAGACCGGTCGAAGATGCTCCATGTCAAAGAATCCAACCCAAATCTCGACATTCGGTTTATCTTTTCCTCCCCGCGAAAAACACTTACCAAAACGTCTAAGACAACCTATGGCGAGTGGGCAACGAAGAACGGCTTTAAATGGGCCGAGAAAAAAATCCCGGTTGAGTGGCTGTACGAAGAGAAAGGAGATGTACACACTGCGTAAAATCGACTTGATCGTTATCCATTGCGCCGCGACGAAACCGTCCATGAACGTCGGCGCGAAAGAAATCAACATCTGGCACCGCCAGCGCGGCTTTTACAATCCCGCGAGCGGCCTTTCCATCGGTTATCACTATGTAATCCGCCGCGACGGCACGGTCGAAACCGGACGCCCCGTCAATCAGCCCGGAGCGCACGCCAAAGGTTACAACGCCAACAGTATTGGAATCTGCCTGATTGGCGGCCTCAATCAAGACACCGGCAAGCCCGAAGCGAACTACACTGAAAAACAATGGGAGGCGTTGTTGGCGCTGGTCGTCTCACTTTGCAAAGAATACGGCGTCACGAAAGTCGTCGGGCACAACCAGCTCGCCGTAAAAGACTGCCCGTGCTTCCGTGTGCCCGAGTGGCTGGACGGAAACAGCACGGCGTTCGAAGAAGGAGGAATCGAGATTGAATACTGACGAACTTATCAGGCAGTACCGCAAAAACAGCCGTTACCCCAAACCGCGCGCGCAGGCGCTCGCCGACATCGAGAATTTCCTCGCCGTCGTCGCCAAGGCGCTCACGGACGAAGAACGCGTAAACCTTCGCGGCGTCGGCATTCTGACGACGACACTCTCGGAAGTGGGAGACAAGACCTATAAAAACCCGCGTACAGGTGAGAGCTTCGTCAAAGAAGGGCATAAGACTCTCCGAGCAAAGTTCAAGCCTTCCAAGGCCATCTATGGGGCCTATGGATTGGCTTAAATGTCAAACAGCGCGACCGTTCAAGCGCACATTGCCTGTCCTGTCTGCGGGAGCCACGACGCGGCGGCATTATACTCGGACGGCCATTTGTACTGCTTCTCCTGCCAGAGCAACATAGCCGGAGAAGCGACGGGAGCGAAACGGACGCACATGCCCGCCGAACTGATCAAAGACATCGAATATCTGCCGCTGACAGCCCGCGATCTGACCATCGACACCTGTCGCAAATTCAGCTACGGCGTCGCTGATGACGGTACTAACGTCTGGCAAGTCGCGACCTACTATGACCAGAACGGGGAACCTGTAGCACAGCACCTCCGCGGAAAAGACAAAACATTCCGATGGCGCGGTTCTCCGCAGAACGTGAAGCTTTACGGCCAGCAGTTGTGGAACGACCACGGAAAAATGGTTATCGTCACCGAAGGCGAGATCGACTGCCTCAGCGTGTCGCAAGTACAGGGCAACCGGTGGCCGGTTGTTTCAGTGCCCAACGGCGTGACAAGCGCTGTGCGTGCATTCAAAGACAACCTTGAATGGCTTGAGTCTTTCGAAAAAGTCGTCATTTGCTTTGACATGGACGAACCGGGACGGAAAGCGGCGAACGAAGCCGCGCAGGTACTCAGCCCCGGCAAAGCCTTCATCATGTACTTGCCGCTGAAAGACCCTAACGACATGCTTAAAGCAGGCAAGACCGCCGAACTGATCAGCGCGATCTGGTCAGCCGCCCCTTATCGTCCGGACGGAATCGTTTCCGGAATCGAATTGTGGGATGAGTTGACGAAAGCGCCGGAGAAAGGCTACGCGACGCCGTTTCCCAAACTCAACACGATGACGGACGGCATCCGTAAAAAAGAACTGTGGCTCTTCACCGCCGGTTCCGGAATAGGCAAGTCAACCGTCGTCCATGAAATAGCGTACCATTTCATGACGCAGCACAAGCTGACCATCGGCGTTATGGCGTTGGAGGAGAGCAAACGTCGAGCTGCGGAAAGATATCTGTCGATCTACCTGAACAAACCGCTCCACTTGACCCGTGAAGGCGTCAGCGAAGAAGCATTGAAAGACGCTTACGACCACACCATCGGCCAAGAGGGGCGGTTTTATTTGTACGATCATTTTGGCTCCACCGACATTGACACGCTCATGAGCCGCATCCGCTATATGGCTGTTTCCTGCGCCATCGATTTCCTCGTCCTCGATCACATCAGTATCGTCGTGTCGGGATTAAGAGACGCCGGGGAGAGCGAGCGCAAACAGATCGACATGCTGATGACGGCGCTGCGCAGTTTGGTGGAAGACACAGGCATCGGCGTCCTCGGCGTCGTCCATCTCAAGCGCCCCGCACAGGGAGCTTCATGGAACGATGGCAAAAAACCGGCGCTGACCGATCTCCGCGGTTCAGGCGGCCTCGAACAGCTGTCCGATATGGTCGTCTCCCTGTCCCGCAACCAGCAGGATGAAGAGACAGGCAATTACAGCCGCCTGAACGTGTTGAAGAACCGCTTCACAGGCGTTGTCGGTACTGCCGACACCCTGCTGTATGACAACCGCACGGGCCGTCTCCTTGCAGTACAGGACAAAGACGACCCGTTCAGGGAGGAAAATCGAGGCAATGTTTTCGAAAACAACGTTAAAGAACAAGATACGCAGTGGCCGCTACGAGTTTCGGAACAGCGACGGGCGTCTGCGCCTGCACAAACTGACGCTGGGCGAAAGACTGAAAAAAGCGTTGAACAGCCTTTGGAAGGGGAGGTAGATTTCTGATGTTGCTTACTATTGTTGAAAAAGTGCTGGCGGCCGTGCAGCCGTTGATTCAGGCAAAAGCGGAAGTGATGGTATTCAACGCGCGCTGGGCGCCGGTGTTGTGGTGTTCTTGTTTTGCGTTTCTTGCTGTGTCCGTCATTTGCGCGGTTGCTTTTGCCGCCAGGCGTTTATCTTGATACGAAATGCTCATCTTCGACATTGAAACGGACGGCCTTCTCGACGCGACCACAAAAGTCCACTGCCTGACGATCTACGATACAGAGACTGACGAGTCTCGCCTTTACTCGTCGCGTGGGGATTACCCGCAAATTCCTGTTGGAGTAGAACGGCTGGCCGCTGCGGACTGTGTTTGCGGGCATAATGTTCTGGCGTTTGATATCCCCGCGCTGACAAAGGTTTACCCCTCTTTCGCGCCTAAAGGCGAAGTCGTCGACACTTTGACGATCTCCCGCCTTATCTGGACGAACCTTGCCGATTTGGATTTTACGGAGATACGTCGTGCCAAAACACCAGCTCAGCCCATGTTTTTCTTTCCGAAAAAGCTAGTTGGTTCCCATTCCCTCAAAGCGTGGGGGTACCGCCTCGGCGTGCTGAAGGGCGAGTTCGGCGAGACGACCGACTGGCAGGAATGGTCCGAGGAAATGTGCGCGTACAATAGGCAAGACGTTGTTGTGACCAGGGCGCTGTGGGAGCGGATACAGGAGCAGGACTACAGTCAGACGGCCATCGACCTTGAACACCAGTTCCAGAAAATCATCCTGCAACAAGAGCAGAACGGCTTTCCTTTCAACCAAGAGAAAGCCGTTCTTTATTATTCCCAACTCGCCAAGCGCCGCGAGGAACTGACGCAGGAATTGCAGCGCATTTTTCCTCCGGAAGATAAAGGCGACTGGTTTGTCCCAAAAGTCAACAACGCCAAGCGCGGCTACGTCAAAGGCGAGCGCGTTTGGAGAGCGCGCATCACCGCCTTCAACCCCGGCAGCCGCAAGGATATCGCCGAACGGTTGAGAGAGACGCGCGGCTGGGAACCGCAGGAGTACACCGAACGTGGCACTCCGAAAGTCGATGAAGAAGTTCTTTCGGCCCTCGACTGGCCGGAAGCAAAAGCCCTGAGCGAGTATTTCCTTGTGCAGAAACGTATCGGACAGCTCGCCGAGGGCAACAACGCGTGGCTCAAGCTGGTGGGGAGAGACGGCCGTATCCACGGCCACGTCATCACCAACGGAGCCGTTACAGGGAGGTGCACACATGTCAGTCCGAACATGGCTCAGGTGCCTGCCGTGGGCGTTCCTTGGGGCGCTGAGTTTCGCAGTCTGTTCTATGCTCCCCCCGGCTGGTCGGTTCTGGGCGCTGACGCTTCTGGCCTTGAACTGCGGTGTCTTGCTCATTTTATGGCTCGGTACGATGGTGGCGCTTACGCGAGAAAAATCCTCGAAGGCGACATCCACTGGGCCAACGCGCAGGCGCTGGGATTGGTAGCGGAAGGCGAAAAGAAAGACCCCGAGAACCCCTACCACATGTGGGCGCGAAACAAAGTCGCGAAACGATTTATTTACGCTCTGAATTACGGCGCGGGCGACCATAAGCTCGGCGAACTCGTCGAACTGACCGACGATCAGGCGAAAGCGCTGCTCGCCGCCGCGCCGAAGAGCAAGATCGACCAGACCAGCGCTCGACTTGCCAAACAGTTTCAGTATAAAACTATCACGTTCAAGGACATTGCGCAGAGTTTGAAAGGCGCAGAGCTTCGCGCAACATTCATGAAGAACCTCCCGGCGCTAGCGTCGCTGATCGAAGACGTGAAACGCGTTGCCAAAAAGCGCGGTTATCTCATCGGCCTCGACAAGCGCCGTTTGAACGTCCGTTCGATACACAGTGCTTTCAACACGCTGCTGCAATCGGCCGGAGCTATCGCCGTCAAGAAAGCCACCTGCGTTCTGTGGGACGACCTGACCACTGCTGGCCTCGCCGACAAAGTCCAGCAAGTCGCGCACGTTCACGACGAATATCAATTATTGGTGAAAGAAGGAGAGGAAGAACATGTTGGACAAATCGCCACCGCTGCGTTTGGAAAAGCCGGCTTATTCTTTGAATTCAGAATCCCTCTTGCGGGAGAGTTCAAATTTGGAAGAAATTGGGCTGAAACTCATTAGGGCGAGCGTTAAGGCTGCTACTCGATTTCTGACGGAAGATGTCGCGCGATACGACGCCATTCCCGAAGACGAATTATTCCGCGATCTTGTCGTCGTCCTCGGACTGCTCAGCTGTTTGAATAACGCTTTGAGCGGGGATGCCGTTGCGCCCGCGGAGGGCGATTGAAATGTTCGTCGTGCCAGTCGACAGCAGCAACCTCAGCGTACCTCGCTTGGCGAGGATTGCCCGCGTCTGCACGACGCCGTTAGAATGCCAGCCGGCGAGCGGCGCGGAAGAGGACGACGCGCGCCTTGTCCGCACACTGTATGAAAACGGCCATTGGAGCGTTTTCGAGCATGCCACAATGACCTTTTACATTGACGGCATCAGCCGCGCCTGTTCCTTGCAGCTCGCCCGTCACAGACATATTTCGCGTACCGAAATGAGCCAACGGTATGTCACGTTCACTCGAGTAAAAGACGAGACAGACCGCATGTTCCTCAATCGCGTCTGCGTCTTGCCGGAAGCGTACGACAGCCCCAAAGAACAGGCGTTGTGCGAAAGGGCTTTGCTTCGCCCGCTCGAAGCGTACCGGGAAGCGCTCGAAAAATATGGGATGAAACCCGAAGACGCGCGCATGCTGCTTCCGGAAGCAGCCAAGACGCGCATGTACGTTACGTTCAATTTGCGTACATTGTTGGAGCTTATGGAAAAACGCGGGACGAACAGATACGCGCAAAAAGAAATACGGGATTTGGTAAACGCCATGTGGGCGCAGGTGCCTTTGGACGTGTGGCAGATACTTGACCCGCTTGTACGGGAAGGGAGCAAGAAAAATGACCAGTGAAGAATACGTGAAGATGCAGAAAATGTGGCTCGAAGCTACCGGCGTCAAGAAGGGCAGCTGGGTAAGGGTGACACGAAATGCAGTAAGCGGTGAAAGCGGTTGGAACAATTTGTGGGACGCGGAGATGACTAAGAGCGTAGGGAAGGTTCTGCGTGTAACGGGGGCATGCGTTAGTTCTCTTGGAATCGAACTAGCGGAGCCCAAGACTGTCTCTTTCAGATTCCCATTCTTCGTCCTCGACCTCGCAGAAGCGCCGAAGCCGGAGAAGTACCAATTCAAGCCGTTCGAGCAGGTGCTTGTGAGAAACAACGATAATGAGGTATGGTGCGCCAACGTGTTTAGCAGATACGTCAGGGGCAGTAGTTATCCTTACGAGTGCGTAAATTGTGTGTGGGAGCAGTGCATCCCTTACGCCTGGCACGAGCATCTGCTCGGTACGACAAACGCGCCCGTGGACTTGACGAAGGATTATGACAAAGAGTAACGGTATGGACGCAAAATGAGAAACGTCGCGTACATCTACGACAGATTCCTCAATAAGGCCAATAAGTCCGAACAGGAGGGATGATGGTGTTTTCGTCACGTGATTTTGTTTGTGAAATAACCGCTGATTTACTCGCAGAAATCGACAGACTCGTCGAGCGCTTGAACACATTAAAAAACGCATGCAGCGAAAAGCCCCGCAACGATTATGATTTTGTCAATGTGAGTTACGCCGCAGCTGCAAAGCGCGCTTCGATCGACGTTTGGCGGGCGCTCAGCGAATGGCGGCGCAAGATGCGGAACACTGCGCCGTTTTAGGAGGCCGCGAAATGGTATGCCACGACAGCGCCGCCCGTTTGGGCAAGATCGCCGACGACATCTCCGACGCTCTGGTCGGACTTGGTGTTTCCAAAAGCCAGTTTGCTTGGTACATGCGCGTCCCATTCAGTACGGTCGCGCGCTGGTGCGGTTATGGGATTTCTCCACAGTCTCGTTATTTCAAGCGTGTCTGCAAAGAACTCGGGCTGGAACCGGAAGATTACGGATGGTATGAATATGGCGAATGATTTGAAGTGGCTCCCGCAGTTCACCGACGAAGAGCTGGTGGTGCTGCATCGAAAGTGCTTCGGCGACAACGTAGACAGCTTGGCTTCCCGAGACGACGAACATGGAGATTACACATTCTTCGAAGACGGCTGGGGAGGAGACGAAGAACCTGATCTTCTGTTGGAGACGGCGTACTATTACAACGACTTCGATTGCCCCAGGCCTGTTGATTGGTCCGGCAGTGACGTCGGTCTTCACGCGCGCTTTGTCGAATACATGTACAAACGTTTCGGCGCGCCTTATATCGTTGACTTTGCGCGTTACATGACAAACGGCGCTGATGTTAGGGAGTATCTTGAGTATGCCTGATGGCAAGTTGACGCTTCTTATCGACGGCGACATTATTGCCTACAAAGTCGCTTGCGCTTGCGAACACGCTATCGAATGGTCGGAAGGCGTTTGGACCCTCCATTCCGATCTCAAGGAAGCTAAAGCGCTGTTTCAGGAGCAGTACGAACAGATACGGGACAAGATCACGGCCGACGACGCGGTCTTCGCGCTGAGTCCCAAGCGCAATTTCCGTTACCGTATCTGGCCGGAATACAAGGCTAATCGAAAAGACAAGCGCCGCCCCTTGGTGCTGGAACAGCTCAAAGCATGGATGACGGAAGAGTACGAAACCTTCCTGCGCCCCGGTCTTGAAGCCGACGACTCACTCGGCATTCTCGCCACGTCGCCGTACATTATTGAAGGCGAGAAAATCATCGTCAGCGCGGACAAAGACTTCAAGACAGTCCCGGCTAAATTCTGCGACATTCGCGATTGGGAAGTCCGCGAGACGACAGAAGCGCAGGCCGATTACAATCATATGTTCCAGACCCTCACGGGCGACGCCTGCGACGGGTATAAAGGCTGCCCGGATTGCGGGCCGGTAAAGGCCCGGAAAGTTCTGGACGGCCTTTCGTCGTATCGGGAGATGTGGCCCGCCGTCGTCGAGGCTTACGCCAAAAAAGGTCTGGGAGAAGAATACGCGCTCGTCATGGCGCGGCTCGCTCGTATCTGCCGCCGCGGGGATTATGACTTCAAAAGAAAGGAAGTTATTTTATGGACTCCAATGTAGGTACTGTGCCTTTTGTGAAAAAGACATCGCCGTTCATTGTCGCTATCGCCGGTAACGGGCACGACGCTGGCAAAACCACCGTCGGTGATTTTATCGCCGATGTTTTGACGCGCGTTTACAGCCTCGACTCAATCCGCCTGCCGCTCGCTGCGCCGCTGAAAGAGTTCTGTACCAACTTGTACGGTGTGCCATTCAACTGGGTAAACAAAGACGAGT of the Pyramidobacter piscolens W5455 genome contains:
- the thyX gene encoding FAD-dependent thymidylate synthase: MFVVPVDSSNLSVPRLARIARVCTTPLECQPASGAEEDDARLVRTLYENGHWSVFEHATMTFYIDGISRACSLQLARHRHISRTEMSQRYVTFTRVKDETDRMFLNRVCVLPEAYDSPKEQALCERALLRPLEAYREALEKYGMKPEDARMLLPEAAKTRMYVTFNLRTLLELMEKRGTNRYAQKEIRDLVNAMWAQVPLDVWQILDPLVREGSKKNDQ
- a CDS encoding exonuclease, producing the protein MPDGKLTLLIDGDIIAYKVACACEHAIEWSEGVWTLHSDLKEAKALFQEQYEQIRDKITADDAVFALSPKRNFRYRIWPEYKANRKDKRRPLVLEQLKAWMTEEYETFLRPGLEADDSLGILATSPYIIEGEKIIVSADKDFKTVPAKFCDIRDWEVRETTEAQADYNHMFQTLTGDACDGYKGCPDCGPVKARKVLDGLSSYREMWPAVVEAYAKKGLGEEYALVMARLARICRRGDYDFKRKEVILWTPM
- a CDS encoding endodeoxyribonuclease 1 (Endodeoxyribonuclease I)(Endonuclease) codes for the protein MILFPKKRGRRPHEGAGTSRFQTEVGAQLESYGFFGCDKPPKIEYAEKHTYTPDFILPNETIIEVKGYFPPEDRSKMLHVKESNPNLDIRFIFSSPRKTLTKTSKTTYGEWATKNGFKWAEKKIPVEWLYEEKGDVHTA
- a CDS encoding HU family DNA-binding protein: MNTDELIRQYRKNSRYPKPRAQALADIENFLAVVAKALTDEERVNLRGVGILTTTLSEVGDKTYKNPRTGESFVKEGHKTLRAKFKPSKAIYGAYGLA
- a CDS encoding N-acetylmuramoyl-L-alanine amidase gives rise to the protein MYTLRKIDLIVIHCAATKPSMNVGAKEINIWHRQRGFYNPASGLSIGYHYVIRRDGTVETGRPVNQPGAHAKGYNANSIGICLIGGLNQDTGKPEANYTEKQWEALLALVVSLCKEYGVTKVVGHNQLAVKDCPCFRVPEWLDGNSTAFEEGGIEIEY
- a CDS encoding DNA polymerase, whose protein sequence is MLIFDIETDGLLDATTKVHCLTIYDTETDESRLYSSRGDYPQIPVGVERLAAADCVCGHNVLAFDIPALTKVYPSFAPKGEVVDTLTISRLIWTNLADLDFTEIRRAKTPAQPMFFFPKKLVGSHSLKAWGYRLGVLKGEFGETTDWQEWSEEMCAYNRQDVVVTRALWERIQEQDYSQTAIDLEHQFQKIILQQEQNGFPFNQEKAVLYYSQLAKRREELTQELQRIFPPEDKGDWFVPKVNNAKRGYVKGERVWRARITAFNPGSRKDIAERLRETRGWEPQEYTERGTPKVDEEVLSALDWPEAKALSEYFLVQKRIGQLAEGNNAWLKLVGRDGRIHGHVITNGAVTGRCTHVSPNMAQVPAVGVPWGAEFRSLFYAPPGWSVLGADASGLELRCLAHFMARYDGGAYARKILEGDIHWANAQALGLVAEGEKKDPENPYHMWARNKVAKRFIYALNYGAGDHKLGELVELTDDQAKALLAAAPKSKIDQTSARLAKQFQYKTITFKDIAQSLKGAELRATFMKNLPALASLIEDVKRVAKKRGYLIGLDKRRLNVRSIHSAFNTLLQSAGAIAVKKATCVLWDDLTTAGLADKVQQVAHVHDEYQLLVKEGEEEHVGQIATAAFGKAGLFFEFRIPLAGEFKFGRNWAETH
- a CDS encoding DnaB-like helicase C-terminal domain-containing protein, which encodes MPAELIKDIEYLPLTARDLTIDTCRKFSYGVADDGTNVWQVATYYDQNGEPVAQHLRGKDKTFRWRGSPQNVKLYGQQLWNDHGKMVIVTEGEIDCLSVSQVQGNRWPVVSVPNGVTSAVRAFKDNLEWLESFEKVVICFDMDEPGRKAANEAAQVLSPGKAFIMYLPLKDPNDMLKAGKTAELISAIWSAAPYRPDGIVSGIELWDELTKAPEKGYATPFPKLNTMTDGIRKKELWLFTAGSGIGKSTVVHEIAYHFMTQHKLTIGVMALEESKRRAAERYLSIYLNKPLHLTREGVSEEALKDAYDHTIGQEGRFYLYDHFGSTDIDTLMSRIRYMAVSCAIDFLVLDHISIVVSGLRDAGESERKQIDMLMTALRSLVEDTGIGVLGVVHLKRPAQGASWNDGKKPALTDLRGSGGLEQLSDMVVSLSRNQQDEETGNYSRLNVLKNRFTGVVGTADTLLYDNRTGRLLAVQDKDDPFREENRGNVFENNVKEQDTQWPLRVSEQRRASAPAQTDAGRKTEKSVEQPLEGEVDF